One genomic segment of Zerene cesonia ecotype Mississippi chromosome 27, Zerene_cesonia_1.1, whole genome shotgun sequence includes these proteins:
- the LOC119837286 gene encoding zinc carboxypeptidase-like gives MKISYCLWIFLAVVRAKHESYSGWKSYYVTPSTNNQLETLGHLTNTLDLDFLIYATIDREGLVLVKPEYQMTFEGAVEAAGISFSVHADDVKRQLDKDDELFELRRNLNRNSSQAEMPYDDYQTLDVIYDYIDSIAEKYPNLVTLVTPAHSFEGRPIKYLKISSSYFQNETKSVVFLEATMHPREWLTPPVATYSIHRLVENLTDPELLDKFDWVILPVVNPDGYVYTFERERFWRKTRSTDQHPSSDVCPGVDINRNFDFVWNTVGVSTSPCGETYAGGRPASEAETRVIRDILHENLPRMVLYLSIHSYGSMILYSWGHDGSLSNYSLPLQTIGVFMAEKISERSLPDFPSYVVGNAKLVVGYEMSGSSHDYAHSIGVPLAYTWELPGLSRGLMGFHLDPRYIKHVVQETWDGIVVGAKTARIVFGK, from the exons ATGGAAGTCATATTACGTTACGCCCTCAACCAACAATCAATTAGAGACCTTAGGTCACTTGACGAACACTCTGGATCTAGACTTTTTGATTTACGCTACAATAGACAGAGAAGGTCTTGTTTTAGTGAAACCAGAATACCAGATGACGTTCGAAGGAGCTGTGGAAGCTGCAGGAATAAGCTTCAGTGTACATGCGGATGATGTAAAGAG aCAGCTGGATAAAGACGACGAGCTGTTTGAATTACGAAGAAATCTCAATCGTAACTCTTCACAAGCTGAAATGCCCTATGACGATTATCAAACATTAGATGTG ATCTATGACTACATAGATAGTATCGCAGAAAAATATCCAAATCTAGTGACTTTGGTGACACCAGCTCATTCCTTCGAAGGCCGGCCCATCAAGTACTTAAAGATATCTTCTAGTTACTTCCAGAATGAGACGAAATCAGTGGTTTTCCTTGAAGCGACGATGCATCCAAGGGAATGGCTCACACCGCCCGTCGCTACCTACTCTATACATAGGCTGGTTGAAAACCTAACTGATCCAGAACTGTTGGATAAATTTGACTGGGTTATATTACCAGTTGTTAACCCAGATGGATACGTATATACGTTTGAGCGT GAACGTTTTTGGCGAAAAACCCGTTCAACGGACCAGCACCCTTCAAGTGATGTATGCCCAGGTGTAGATATCAATCGGAACTTCGATTTCGTCTGGAATACAGTTGGAGTTAGCACCAGCCCTTGCGGAGAAACATACGCCGGTGGCAGACCTGCTTCTGAAGCGGAGACCAGAGTTATCCGCGATATCCTCCACGAGAATCTACCAAGGATGGTCCTGTATTTAAGCATTCACAGCTATGGTAGCATGATTCTCTATTCTTGGGGACACGACGGTAGTCTTTCGAACTACTCGCTACCACTTCAAACAATTGGAGTGTTTATGGCAGAAAAGATTTCAGAGCGATCTTTACCGGATTTCCCATCATACGTAGTTGGTAATGCGAAACTCGTAGTTGGCTATGAAATGTCTGGGTCTTCTCATGACTATGCGCATTCTATTGGAGTACCTTTGGCGTATACGTGGGAACTGCCTGGTCTGAGCAGGGGACTGATGGGTTTCCACCTGGATCCGAggtatataaaacatgttgTCCAGGAAACGTGGGACGGTATTGTTGTAGGTGCTAAAACAGCTAGAATTGTATTTGgcaaataa